The DNA window CAGGTGAGACACAGAGCGTTATATGACAGACATACGAACAGGTTAGGAGTACAGTGACACAGGTGAGACATAGAGCGTTATATGACAGACATACGGACAGGTTAGGAGTACAGTGACACAGGTGAGACACAGAGCGTTATATGACAGACATACGGACAGGTTAGGAGTACAGTGACACAGGTGAGACATAGAGCGTTATATGACAGACATGGACAGGTTAGGAGTACAGTGACACTGGTGAGACATAGAGCGTTATATGACAGACATGGACAGGTTAGGAGTACAGTGACACAGGTGAGACATAGAGCGTTATATGACAGACATGGACAGGTTAGGAGTACAGTGACACAGGTGAGACATAGAGCGTTATATGACAGACATGGACAGGTTAGGAGTACAGTGACACAGGTGAGACATAGAGCGTTATATGACAGACATATGGACAGGTTAGGAGTACAGTGACAAAGGTGAGACATAGAGCGTTATATGACAGACATATGGACAGGTTAGGAGTACAGTGACACAGGTGAGACACAGAGCGTTATATGACAGACATACGAACAGGTTAGGAGTACAGTGACACAGGTGAGACATAGAGCGTTATATGACAGACATACGGACAGGTTAGGAGTACAGTGACACAGGTGAGACACAGAGCGTTATATGACAGACATGGACAGGTTAAGAGTACAGTGACACAGGTGAGACATAGAGCGTTATATGACAGACATGGACAGGTTAGGAGTACAGTGACACAGGTGAGACATAGAGCGTTATATGACAGACATACGAACAGGTTAGGAGTACAGTGACACAGGTGAGACATAGAGCGTTATATGACAGACATGGACAGGTTAGGAGTACAGTGACACAGGTGAGACATAGAGCGTTATATGACAGACATACGGACAGGTTAGGAGTACAGTGACACAGGTGAGACACAGAGCGTTATATGACAGACATATGGACAGGTTAGGAGTACAGTGACACAGGTGAGACATAGAGCGTTATATGACAGACATACGGACAGGTTAGGAGTACAGTGACACAGGTGAGACATAGAGCGTTATATGACAGACATATGGACAGGTTAGGAGTACAGTGACACAGGTGAGACATAGAGCGTTATATGACAGACATACGAACAGGTTAGGAGTACATTGACACAGGTGAGATGGGTGATTATCCTACAATAGAGTGATTTTAGGGTTAGACTCAGGTGTCTCTTACATGCAGTGCCATAATCTTATTAAATCATCTGCTCATTTTGTATATATCCAGTaccgtgcaaaagttttaggcaggtgtggagaaaTGTTgcacagtaagaatgctttcagaaatagaagtttatttttatcaattaacaaagtgCAAAATTAATGAACAGGAGAGAAATCTAAATCACATCAATATTCGGTGTGACCACCCTTTCCCCTCATAAcatcatcaattcttctaggtacacttgcacacagtttttgaaggaactcagcagggaggttgtaacaaacatcttggagaagtaACCACAGATCTCCTGTTGATATATCTTGCTGAAATCCTtccgtctcttcatgtaatcccagacagagtcGATGAtggtgagatcagggctctgtgggggccatatcacaacttccaggactccttgttcttctttacgcttaatatggttcttaatgacattggctgtagttTGGGGTCATTGttttgctgcagaatacatttggagccattcagacgcctccctgatggtattgcatgatagataagtaactgcctgtatttctcagcattgaggacactatTAATCCTGAACAAATACAGCCCCAAACTTGCAGGgagcctccaccctgcgtcactgttatCTGCAGATTCTCATTATTGTTCTGCTCTACAGCCCTTCTGCCAACACACTGCCTCCTGTTACAGCCACATATGTCACGTCAGTCCAGAGCATCTGCTGACATTTTACTGCACCCTTTCGTGCATAattgagtcacttggccttgtgTCCACGTCATAGGTATGGCTTTTTGGACGCAATTCTTCCATTAAGAtcattctggccagacttctccaaaAAGTAGATGGGTGTGCCTGGGTCCCACGGCTTTGTGCCAGTTCTGAGCggatggcagtgctggacatctcCTGATTTGGAAGGGAAGTAAgcgtgatgtgtctttcatctgatgcactaagcgtTCTTGGTCGACCACTGTGGTCAGGGAGGTGCTCCTATgtatgaaagcattcttactttgcagcattttttccacacctgcctaaaacttttgcacagcacCGTATGTCAGATAATCACAGAGATCTTGGATTGGGTGGGAGGATACAGACCGGTGACGTgcggtgagacagagcctttcttgtcatactccagtataagactatataaagtatatgaaatatacaaagaatacattataaatatcatctttgtattattctaatcactcTTTAGAGTcacaactctggagtaaaaagtctatggaggTGAAGAagcgccaaccccccccccccaccccccaaccatTTCCGCATATCTCTGATCAATACTCTCCACATTTCCTGCAGTGTAATCCTTGCCTCCaagctgtcccactgtcccacccgcaggctgcagtgtcccgtgggcaCTACAAGACACCAGAGACTGGATGAGGGCGCATTGCGCCCGTCATCCACAGACACTGCGCCAGCTCCAGGAGAGGCTTGTGGGAGTGCTGAGTAAGCCCCAGTATGACGAACACGGGGGCGTAAATCTCCAACTCTGCATTGTGCTCCAGGCCATGCTTCCTTGCcactaagccacacaccctattttcagGGGCGTGCACATTTGTCCAGAACAGCAAAtgccagaagttgggaggtatgatttacacctgcacctgtgtataacgcccacatgtatataccgctgcacctgtgtataacgcccacatgtatataccgctgcacctgtgtataacgcccacatgtatataccgctgcacctgtgtataatgcccacatgtatataccgctgcacctgtgtataatgcccacatgtatataccgctgcacctgtgtatactgcccacatgtatataccgctgcacctgtgtatactgcccacatgtatataccgctgcccctgtgtataatgcccacatgtatataccgctgcacctgtgtataatgcccacatgtatataccgctgcccctgtgtataatgcccacatgtatataccgctgcacctgtgtataatgcccacatgtatataccgctgcccctgtgtataatgcccacatgtatataccgttgcccgtgtatactgcccacatgtatataccactgcacctgtgtatactgcccacatgtatataccgctgcacctgcgtataatgcccacatgtatataccgctgcacctgcgtataacgcccacatgcatatatcgctgcacctgtgtataacgcccacatgtatatactgctgcacctgtgtataacacccacatgtatatactgctgcacctgtgtgtaacacccacatgtatataccgctgcacttgtgtataacacccacatgtatataccgctgcacctgtgtataacgcccacatgtatataccgctgcacctgtgtatactgcccacatgtatataccgctgaacctgtgtataatgcccacatgtatataccgctgcacctgtgtataatgcccacatgtatataccgctgcccctctgtataatgcccacatgtatataccgctgcacctgtgtataatgcccacatgtatataccgctgcccctgtgtataatgcccacatgtatataccgttgcccgtgtatactgcccacatgtatataccgctgcacctgtgtataacgcccacatgtatataccgctgcacctgtgtataacacccacatgtatataccgctgcacctgtgtatactgcccacatgtatataccgctgcacctgcgtataatgcccacatgtatataccgctgcacctgcgtataacgcccacatgtatataccgctgcacctgcgtataacgcccacatgtatataccgctgcacctgtgtataacacccacatgtatatgccgctgcacctgtgtataatgcccacatgtatataccgctgcacctgtgtataacacccacatgtatataccgctgcacctgtgtataacgcccacatgtatataccgctgcacctgtgtatactgcccacatgtatataccgctgaacctgtgtataatgcccacatgtatataccgctgcacctgtgtataatgcccacatgtatataccgctgcccctgtgtataatgcccacatgtatataccgctgcccctgtgtataatgcccacatgtatataccgctgcccctgtgtataatgcccacatgtatataccgttgcccgtgtatactgcccacatgtatataccgctgcacctgtgtatactgcccacatgtatataccgctgcacctgtgtataacgcccacatgtatataccgctgcacctgtgtataacacccacatgtatataccgctgcacctgtgtatactgcccacatgtatataccgctgcacctgcgtataatgcccacatgtatataccgctgcacctgcgtataacgcccacatgtatataccgctgcacctgcgtataacgcccacatgtatataccgctgcacctgtgtataacacccacatgtatataccgctgcacctgtgtataatgcccacatgtatataccgctgcacctgtgtataatgcccacatctatataccgctgcacctgtgtatactgcccacatgtatataccgctgcccctgtgtataatgcccacatgtatataccactgcccctgtgtataatgcccacatgtatataccgctgcccctgtgtataatgcccacatgtatataccgctgcacctgtgtataacacccacatgtatataccgctgcacctgtgtataatgcccacatgtatataccgctgcacctgtgtataatgcccacatgtatatactgctgcacctgtgtataatgcccacatgtatataccgctgcacctgtgtataatgcccacatgcacccttggcctcatatattgtgtgtaaatctgcctcTGGTGTAAATTACCTTGCTGAACATCCCTGATACAGACTCTTAACCATGATAATGATTTACAGGAAGACTGAAGGCAGGAGGAACGCTGGTATATAATTAGTAATAGAGGCTCATAGCGATTATCAGTATAATCCGGGGGAGCGTTGGCCTCGTGCCGCAATATGTAGGGGGCAGTAATTTGCATGGAAACATTTTCCAGCTGTTGTGTAGTTTGGTGATTTCTCTGTTGTGATGTATCTGAGAGATGGGGATTGTGCAGCTGGGGAGTAGTGTCCTGGCCTCGGTGTTCTATAAACACTCTATCCTCGTTCCCGCAGGTGCCGCGGTCCAGAGTTCCTGTCTGTCTCATTTACCTAACACTATCCTTCTCTTTCCTCCTAGCTCATCACCATACGTCAGAGGAGAAACCACCATCCAGAATGTCCCATCGTCACCGGCTGTGCCCGCCATGAACTCCTCACACCCCGATTCAGGGACTATATCTGCCCCCCTGGTCTCTGCTAACAACGTCCCCTACTTGGTGACGGAAGTGCTGACGGCGGTGATCTCTGTAGTTGGCAACACGCTAATCTGCTTGGCAGTGTTAAATGACCGCAGGCTCCGCACCGTTACCAACTACTTCCTCTTCTCCCTGGCCACTGCGGACATACTGGTGGGAGCTGTAGGAATCCCCTGTGCAATCCTGCTGGACCTGGGCTTAGCACAATGCAGCCTATACTCCTGCCTGCTGATGCTCTGCAACCTCATGACCTTTTCTTTGGCCTCCATCTTTGGACTTTTGGCAGTAGCAGTAGAGCGGTACATTTCCATCCTGTGCCCCTTCCATTACCGAGCACTGGTCACACCGAGGGCCTCCATAATAGTAATACTCTTCACCTGGATGCTAGCGGCGGTGGCTGGCCTGATGCCCCTCATGGGCTGGCACGAGTCATTCCCTCCTGAAAGCGTCTGCCTCTTCAGCAGCCTCATATCGGAATATTACATGGTCTACCTGATCTTCTTTGGCTGTGTGGTTCCCCCGCTGGTGGCCATGCTTGTGTTCTACGCTCGCATTTTTCTGGAGATCCGGAGACAAATTCGGCAGATTGCAGAATGGGAGGTGGATGTGAGCCGAAGGCGTCGGCGCAGGCGGATAGTGGTCAGGGAGTTTCGCATGGCAACGTCGCTCTTCCTTGTGGTCTTCTGCTTTGTCATCTGCTGGTTCCCCATTCATATTCTCAATGTTGTTCGGTTTTATTGTCCACATTGCAAGGTGCCTGCAGACCTGATCCTCTCTGCGGTCATCCTCTCTCACGCAAACTCCGCCATCAACCCCATTATATACGTCTTCCGCATGAGGACATTTCGGAGAGCAGTAGAGGCCACTTTATCGTGTTCCTGTGCTACGGCGGCTGTGGGAAGTGTTACTGGGTCCAGTCTGGCAAAAACCACTCCTGACCAGAGAGCAGAAGGGAACCTCAGGGACGGCCCATTGCCTGGGACCTAGGTGAGGAACTTGCAGGAGAGGAACACACGGTGCCTTCATCACTTCCTGGACCGGTGGTGGCAGATCTGATCCAACGAGTGGTGTAAGACATAACCCTTTCCGGACACTCTTTCTGGGATTGCTACTGTTCCGCCATGCGTCCGGACACTCTCTCTGGGATTGCTAGTGTTCCGCCATGCGTCTAAGCGATTGCTGTGTGTCTTTGACCATTAAGCTTTGTAGCTAGGTCCCACATTCCCAGCCAGTGCGTCAGACCCACATTATGGGCTCTCTGTGGAAGATCTTGAAATATAGAGAATTATAAAGAGCGCGTGACAAGAGGACATGGGTATTACTTGTATTATATGCAATATCCTTTCGTTACAAAGTGGCAGCATACTTCTTACCCCTCACAGTAAGGTGACCAGGTGATAGTCAGGAGAACATGTGGGGTGGGGGAGAAGTGGTAGCAGTGGTGACCTGACCTGGTGTAAGAGCAGTGACCATGAGCGAGAGGGGTCGGCTGTGATGGGATTACAGCATTGTGAAGGTTCAGCAGACCTGGACAGGGTCTCCACAGTGCTTTAATACTACCACTATTGTGCCTGTTGCATACCttgcaactgtcccgattttcgcaggacagtcccattttttgggactctaacgctgtcccacccgcgggcaagtgtcccttggagggggggggggggggggggggcatttgggtGGCACATGCTGATCTGCtgtagcggtgaatagacgctgtgtgtgcATGAGACTATTCCTGGAGACGGGGACTGGGGGCATGTATGAGCATGGCATtaccgcaaagccatgccccctttaatCTGAAGCCACTCCTCACCTCtgaagccacatccccttttccggcgggcgtgGCTACGTCATACAGGAGTCCCTCTTCCTCATTAATAAAACTTGGGACGTGTgctagtgatgttgctcatagcgaccaatcagactctacttaacatttatctagctcagtggtttccaaacttttttgaatcacggcgccctagaatatcagaatttttttcacggcacccctaggccaaaaatgtcttattgagaaatgtagaaagaaatattacattaagtagatggcgtttatatgtcacccttagggtcagttgtgtggtgagggacaagatttgcttctatttggccacatagtttatgactggcagccaccagcactggtttttcctattatattgaccatgaataatttgaattggtcctggaccaccaacccagggcacccctgcaagtgtcctgaggcaccacacagtttgggaacctccgatctagctgcttctagaagataatagatagaatcttattggttgctaagggcaacatcaccagttttaaaaaaactcccaccttagtaaatttacccctaagtaagTGACGTCATTAGTTATAAATGTTTAGAGCATCTGGTGTCGGGGCATACTCAGTCTCATTTTACTGCTGCGTTTGATTCCTTGCAGTGTGCATATAGGGGGAATCGCTCCGCAGACGACGCTGTGCGTACTGTTCTGCATGATGTGCAGAGCCACGTAGAGCGCTGTTGTAGGTCAGGACTTTATTTGCGGATTTCTGCTTTTATTTCTATTATCACAGTTTCTTTGGCATCTAAGCTGTTTGATTTGGGGTAAGTGGGTTTATTTGTCACTGGGTTTTGTGATTTTTTCATACACAGGCCCCAGGTGGTGAAGATGGGGAAAGTTACATCGGGGGAAGTGCTGTTAAAACCGGCGCTCCGCAGGGTCGTGTCCTCACCCCCGGAATATAGTTACTGTTTACCCACGGCTGCGTATCGTCTTTGCAATCTGTTCCGGTCATTACATTTGCAGATGATATTGCAGTTGTTGGGTTGATCAGTAATGAGAACGAGGGTCTTTATAAGAATATGGTAGGAGGGTTTGCGGACCGGAGCAGGAATAATCATTTATTCCTATATGCAGATAGAAGGAATTGCTAGTGATTTATATTAGGAGAGACAGTATATTGCCTTAGCTGCCAGTAGGGTCAGATGGTGAGGCCATTCAGGTGCTGGGGTCCTTCAAGTTTTTGGGGATTGTCTTGATTTACGGTATTATTGCTTGGTTGGGCAACTGTACTGCAGCCAAGGTGCGCCTTAATATCTGGTTAGGACTGTTAGGAAAGTTATTGAGGTGCAAGTGCCTTGTATTCAAGTCCTCTATGGAGAGAATTTTATAGAGAGTTAGGGGTATTATATCTGACCCAGCTCGTCCCAATCATAGGTTATTTATTAAGCTACTGTCCGACAGAAGGCTTAGCTCAGTGATGACACGCAGTTTTTCCCATCTACTGTACATATATTAAACTGTAATAATGCAGTGATCTGAGTCTGTGTGTAAGGGGGGAATTCTGTATGTTTTCACTATCTGTTTTTTTTTGTGCCGGGGTGTTTTACATTGTTACTTCATTTGACAAttaattttactcacacacaaggccattacctAAACTACCCTAATGTACATCTCTTCTCTATCTcacaatatctcccaacccgacctctccacgCTGCACAAGatatacgtctctcatccacactcattactcactcccactcacgattgcaggactctctttgggctgcacccactctgtggataagactcacctctagtctacaaaccttcaaatattccctgaaaactcacctcctcaggcagattatcacattccagaacaatCATAAGCTTTCCTATACAGTTATATCCCCCCTGTACAGACCACACATtcgcacatattttctctttcttcactttcccttcctcctgaccccaggccaacatcactgtgtgaccatatcatacagcccaccaagagcctCTGCAATATGATTGGACCATTATGCAATCGGTAGCACCTATTTCCCTATCGATTGTAAGCCGGCGAGCAGGGCCCtcatacctctatgactgtttgttattacccagtacccagtaaagtgcaacggaatatgctgcgttatataagaaactgttaataaataaattctgtCTTGGTAATGACAATAATGTTGTTATACTGTAGAAGGGGAGCCGCATGACAGAGGTCTTATAGCCATACATGCAATGTGCTTACTGGAGGGAAAGATACTAGAGCACacccggccaacctgtggctctccaggtggTTGGGAATCTtaaagctgtggcagggcatgctgggacgtgtagtttcacaacagttgcagagccataggttggccaggcctgtactaaaGAGACTCATTTAGGGCCACTAGAAGAGTCTATGGAGGAACTGGAGTTAATGGATACGTAGGCAATGGGCAGCACTGTGTGACAGTAGGTTCCTTGGAGACACCTATAAGCAGACGGCTTAGAGATAGGAGGGTGCGGAAATGACAACAAAGGACAACCTGACTGGTCAGTAAGTATACCAAGAGGAATGGAGCCAGGGGCGGTGGGCAGCAGGGAAACCAGAAAGGAATCCAGGAGGAGGAAGGCGTGGGGAGGGGTGAAGGGCAGATGCAAGAAAGGTCCATTATGGAATTAGAGATGagaaaaattaggattttaatacctaccggtaaatccttttctcttagtccgtagaggatgctggggacacttcaagaaccatggggtatagacaggatccgcaggagacatgggcactttaagactttaaaaggggtgtgaactggctcctccctctatgcccctcctccagactccagttataggaactgtgcccagggagacggacatttcgaggaaaaaggatttattttgatttaaactaaggtgagatacataccagctcacacctcaaacatgccgtacaacatggcattcaactcaacgcatgcaacagcatgaataatgacagcaacaggctgactataactgcaacacaacacgtgtgtgtaaccataaccaaggactgcagatacagtacgcactgggacgggcgcccagcatcctctacggactaagagaaaaggattaaccggtaggtattaaaatcctattttctccttacgtcctagatgattctgacgacacttcaagaaccatggggtttataccaaagctcaagaacgggcgggagagtgcggatgactctgcagcaccgattgaccaaacaagaggtcttcctcagccagggtatcaaacttgtgaaactttgcaaaagtgtttgaacccgaccaagtagctgctcggcaaagctgtaatgccgagaccccccgggcagccgcccaggatgagcccacctttctggtagaatgggccttcaccgatttcggtaacggcaatccagcagtagaatgagcttgccgaatcgtattacagatccagcgtgcaatagtctgcttggaagcaggagccccaatcttgttgtgatcatacaggacaaacagagcctccgttttcccaatctgagccgttctggctacataaatattcaaagctctgaccacatctagagagttcgattcctcaaaggcgtcagtagccacaggcaccacaataggttggttcatgtgaaacgatggcaccactttaggcagaaattgctgacaagttctcaactccgcgttatctacatggaagatcaaataggggctcttgtgagacaaagtcgccaattcagacacccgccttgcagaggccaaggccaacagcatgatcactttccaagtgacaaatttcaactctaccttacgtaaaggttcaaaccaatgagactgcaggaaccgcaacatcacgttaagatcccatggtgccaccgggggtacaaagggaggttggatgtgcagcacgcctttcacgaaagtctgaacttccgggaggaaagccaattctttttgaaagaaaattgacaaggctgaaatttgtactttaattgagcctaactttaggcctgcatccacacctgcctgcagaaaatgaagaaaacggcccagctgaaattcttccgtaggagccttcttggattcacaccaagacacatattttctacaaatacggtgataatgttttgccgttacctcttttctagcctgaagcagtgtgggaattacttcaccgggaataccctttcgggctaggatcctgcgctcaacctccaagccatcaaacgaagccgcggtaagtcttggtacacgcacggcccctactctaacagatc is part of the Pseudophryne corroboree isolate aPseCor3 unplaced genomic scaffold, aPseCor3.hap2 scaffold_958, whole genome shotgun sequence genome and encodes:
- the LOC135048405 gene encoding adenosine receptor A1-like, with amino-acid sequence MNSSHPDSGTISAPLVSANNVPYLVTEVLTAVISVVGNTLICLAVLNDRRLRTVTNYFLFSLATADILVGAVGIPCAILLDLGLAQCSLYSCLLMLCNLMTFSLASIFGLLAVAVERYISILCPFHYRALVTPRASIIVILFTWMLAAVAGLMPLMGWHESFPPESVCLFSSLISEYYMVYLIFFGCVVPPLVAMLVFYARIFLEIRRQIRQIAEWEVDVSRRRRRRRIVVREFRMATSLFLVVFCFVICWFPIHILNVVRFYCPHCKVPADLILSAVILSHANSAINPIIYVFRMRTFRRAVEATLSCSCATAAVGSVTGSSLAKTTPDQRAEGNLRDGPLPGT